In Streptobacillus felis, the genomic stretch ACAGTTTCAAGATTTGTTTCTTCTTTTATTTCTCTAATTGCTGTCATTATCTCAGTTTCATTTTCTTCTATATGTCCGTTAGGAAATCCCCAATTACCACCAAGTACTTTTACAAGTACAAATTCTATTTTATTATCTTTATTAATTCTCTAAACCATACCACCAGACGCACATACT encodes the following:
- a CDS encoding NUDIX domain-containing protein; translated protein: MNKDNKIEFVLVKVLGGNWGFPNGHIEENETEIMTAIREIKEETNLETVIVDSDKFKKDISYITNMGELKYGTLLIANATSHNVLID